Genomic window (Temnothorax longispinosus isolate EJ_2023e chromosome 3, Tlon_JGU_v1, whole genome shotgun sequence):
ttctataaaaaaataattatcgtcGATAAGAAAGTCTGAGGTGTTTTCCCGATTTAATTAGGGTTCCGCATTGTTAGcctttcgttttttttcggCGTTTAATTGTGTTATCTTGAAGTTTGAATCCTTCCTCGGCGAGAGGACATCCGCGATTTTTATATAGTCGCTACTTGCGTTGGACGCAGAAAGTTTAAAGGGACGCTCGGCCTCCGCGGCAAGGCGaccggggaaaaaaaagaaagagaagtatTGTAATATCACACCCCCCGCATAGTGCAGCGACGTGATCTCGCAGTAACGTACAGATCGTGTATTTGCTTAGTATCCTTTCAACATTGTACTGTACATTGCCAGAGTCTCGACGATTGATACAATCACTCTTGATACAATTAGCCTGTTacagcttctttttttttgctatcTCAATGCAGTACGCATGTTACCTTtcctgtaaaaaattttacaaagacGCTCGGCGTGCCGCTGCACGTCCGTTTCCTTCAACCCTTCAGCCGGCAGATCAACTCTTTGCGCTGCGAAGCATCAACCCGGTTTCGATCCGCATCTCGTGTCGATATTAccattgtaataatataacagcATTATGTTATCGTAGCGTATAATCTTTTAACAATaggttattattaaattattataacaggACCTCGATGCGCTATGATACAAATGCTAATACggtattattatacttataataataagaatgaTTATTAGTATTTCGAATATATAGGTATCCGGACCCGTACCCCCCATTACATCCATTATTCACGAGATCATTATATCGGCGCAAAGCTGCCGCTTGTATTTGTCTTATCTAGGTCCCtcagttaattaaatttcctttAATCACGTCGCACAAGCGACAATCTGATTTCACTATTCAATAACCTGTTGGATAATTTTATCCGTCTCTATTTCCGTACCCCATTGATAAACCTGCAATTTGGAAATTGCGATGGCAAAACTTTTAGTCGGCGTTGACGGACAAATAAGTATGCCCCGACCTAATGTTTTGTTATGACAAGTGCATTCCGAGCGCAAAGCGTTGGTTCCCCATTTATTCACGGCGAGGTGTATCATCGCTTGTCGTCAATGAAAAAAACGCGAATTATTTCGTGATATCAAAAATCGAAGCGGACGGTGCGACGAGCTCGGCTCGTTCATGCCACTAAGCTATGGATGGACAACGCTATCGGTTGAAGGGTTAACgttatttttctctcgaaaGAACATATGCATTCGAGAGACTGTTTGCTAGAAAGCGAATGATGCTTCTCGCGTTCGATGCCCTCCGATCGCACTTGGTGCGCTAAAAATCGGCGAGAGACCGACACGTCCCGGAGCTTTCCTCGCCGAAAAGTACTCCCGACGGCAGGTCTCTCGGGCGACCGAGTCGGAAGTACATCTGAACATCGGGCGTCTGTTGTACACCACGAAGAGACTGTAAATTATTCGCAGCGTTACCGTAAGACTACTCAGAATGAGCAAAACTACGCACTGACTTGATGTCAGTGTTAAAAGTGTGACGAaacaaaaaatggaaaaaaaatgaacgagATGTGTGCGTGCTCCTTTTAcgatttttctttacttttcttGATCATACGCTCGTGCTGATCGTGCGAATTGTCAGAtgacataaataaatgaacATGAAGTACTTCCTAGATGATTACGAAAAATAGTTTACGTTACGGTCTTATTAAAACTTGAGGTACAGCTGTCGAGAAGGCAATTCGAGGTGCGGCGCGATCATTCGCTCTCGCATTCGGCGCGATTTTTCGTTCGACAGCTCGTAAAAAATCGTATCAACTAATGGCATTTAGTTTGCTATTCGCGTAACGAGCAATTtgctcttcttcttcgtcttcttcctttgcttttttttctgtctctcttttccttttctccgTTCGCGTATTGTAACGTTTAAATCGACAGCGGAAGAGATACGAGAGGAGAGAATTGTTTTCTTcctgattataaataaaaatatatacctgaAGACATTTGTACTAAAAACATAACTCCCGCACCGGCTCACCGCGAGCGGACTCGCGGGAGTTAAAATCGTTCTACATCCTGCGCAGGATTCATTAGTACACTAAGAATATTCTTGTTAAAAGTTACTAGAGTGCACGTGGAGCGCGTGGAAACAGTTGTATGCCGGTAACGAATGGATTAAACAATCCGCttgcaatttctttttataggGAATACGTAATCTAGCAATTAAATAACGAACTATCTAATATAAGTAAAACTCTATTCTCAGATTCCTACGTTTCTACGTTTTTAGGCATTTCGATCGTTGAATCGTTAGATCTATATAGATTCCTAGATCTTTGTGTTTAAATTCTTGAATACCTAGATTTCAATTTGGACATATGGAACATAGACATTTTAAATCTTTGCGTGTCTAGATTCTTTAAAACTTGGGGACTCGttctgaatttttaaatttttaacatttcgaCTAAAAATTACAGCCATCGTTGAATAAAGTTTGGAAAAGTGcaaatatatgattatctactaattgaataatatatttaggaTTAAAGAAGGATCAATTCCCAATTTCTTCACGAGTATCCGGCTACACACTTTTTCCGACACACGCTGTACAATGCGCAAAAAAAATGGACCGATTGGAAAAATATGAGAATAGTAAATcggattatttttctttgcacATCACGTACTATATCGATATCTTAAAGCaatcaatattattctatGATCTGCCAGTAggatttattgaaattgtaaGTTTCACTATTACCGTTAGACATGATTAATCTGATTGCTGTTTAAGGTGCGAAACAGTCACGCAATAGGCTGTGTATCATGTATAGTTATACTTAAAGCTAAATGTTGAATGCAGAATAGGTCCTTTGACAAATCTCAGAACAACATTGATTGGTTTTGATTCCgggttatttaaatataatctgtATGACGATCTATATAAGAGCGCCACACAGATTTCAGAAGTACATAATTCTCGATAATATTCCGGCCTATCAATTACAGCGtatcataaattacaaaaaagttcTTCCTGTCATCGCGTGGCGTAGGATCCCTCTTATTGACACTTCTCCATGAAAACCACGAGAAGAAGGGTTTTTTGAAGGAAAAGCATCAGAGGCAATCCTTCGCCGCCTCGTCTTCTCCATAAAACTCAGGTAAAGGAGTCGGTTGTTTACAAATTACGTCGGATGCGCCGTTTGCTTTCACCGAATGGCCAAAAGTGTTCGCGCAGGCACTGAAATCCTTGGTCATTTCGTTAATTTCTATGCTCTCCTCGCAGTTGGTCGGCAATTTCATGTTTGGCACGGAATATATGCTGTCACCGCCAATAATGTTCTTCAACGACGTGGTCGTTGACGGTCGattcaaataatattcctAAATCAACATTATTCAAATACATTTCATGCTTCGTACGTTTAGagtgtaaattttattgtacacTCGGGTTCAAGTAtgtatattatgataaaaaagaaatgcgtttttgaagaaaatatgaTTTCTTACAGATACTAGTGctttaaatttagtaaatcttaatataaaataaaaatatgtgggATACGTAATATTTgcgttatatgtaatattttgcaaatatgtttaaaatttcaaattatttgtaaactTATTGAGAGGATCTGCTATATACTTTGTTGTTCTTATGCATGTCGCatgttaataatatctattaaaagataattaccTTTTCTGTGTTGAGGGGAGTAGAGATTTGTGTCTGTGGTGTTTGATTGCAGTGTGCCAAGGCTATTAGCTCTTTCTGGCTTTCTCTAGCGTCCACTAAGAATATACTCTCCTTCACTTCTTTCGCGTTATATTCatcaattctaaaaataacattaaaaacgtaaaatatatacacgcaAAGATTTCTCAAACGAGACAATTATTATCTCAATGTCTTCAATCTGATTAAATTATTGACTTTTGAATTGGATTTGTATTCGGTGCGTGACTTACTTATCGTATATAACCGCATGTAAGCCGAGTTTCTTCAGATACTGAATAGTACCCTTATCATTGTTGTCGTCGCCCCAGCAGAAGATAATTAATCCCGCATCCTTGACTAACTTGACTTGAGACGGATCCCGAAGAATATCTTCGGTATGGACGTTAATTCCTAGGATATCTGCGGTTAATGCGTGTCTCATGGCCATCGGTATCGTTTGGCATCTTGGATCGTGATAAGTGGGATATTTCGATGTAATGCCTTGTGTTAAAAACACCACTGGATACTTGTTTTGTTTGAGACGGATCATTGCGCAGATATCCGGATTGAACGAAGAAAACACGATTTTTCGATGACCCCCGTATTCTAATAccacttttaaaataatatctagaTACATGTTGAGATCGAAGGGATGATTGAGTTCGAACGTGCCGTCCTGATGGCAGAAAGATCAATTTAACTTGTTATTAactgttaaaaagaaaagtattgtATGATATTATACTAAAAGCATTCTCACCTTCAATTGCATGGTCCATTTAATTTCGATATTGCATCCAACGTGTTGCTCGAGTTCTTGCAGCACAGTTTGTAGCGTAGGGAAGGGCTGATGATCTTCCAAATCCTCGTCAAAGAATCTCGGATTCTTCTCACGACCTTCAGCTACGTGATAAACCTGAAAGAAAAATCTCGCTAATGAAATATACGTACACGTAtgatattcatttaattatttaggaGTCGACAAAGTAGATCATATTGTCATTGACGTAATGAACGTTCAAAGCAACGGACAAAACAACCGTACTGGCTCAATGCAAATACATCTTGTAATTTCGTGCCATTCGTGATATGTTAGTCGCGTGCTATGATCGACGAAATTGCACAAGATGCGTCGGAAACATTTTAGGAAACTGAGCTgcagaaaaacaattataagaaaaaatatttacattactcCATCCTTTCACACACTTTGATATAACttttgaagatatattttaataaaattttctcattaatcTCTCATATCAGCTCAGTCCTGAAATTCTATCCTCGCACTTTTTAATGAGGTTTAATTCAAAGTGTGAGCATTTGTATATAGTCGTAGGGGGTGAAACTggtgattaataattttattaagaatatagaATGTGTCTAGAAATATTAGAAGACACTTCATGAACGTTACTTTAGCCGTTTTTTGCATTTGCATAATGATTTGAAATTGGACCAATCTTATGACTTGCTACAAGCTATCAGATTGAATGTTCATCGAATAATGTCTTTTTGCGGGATTCAGCTTTAATCTATTTACCAGAGTTTTGCTATCGAGAGAATCATATAAATCTTGCAAACAGACACCAACTGAGAATCATTTTTAGTTGTAATTTGCTggcgagttttattattaaaactcacgcttggaaagaaaaagagataaatttcaatttagatAAACATTCAATTATAGCTTCTAAGAAAAGTACAACATTGcatattgagaaaaaatattgtttctcgTAATAACAATagtatttttagatatttgatGGATTCAATCGCTTGGTagcttttaaaaaaagcatGCAAGTCAGATGAGTATATTGGTTATACATTTTGAGCGACGAGTTAGCCGGCGCAAGCAGTATAAAAGCTCACCAGACTGTTAACTCCCTTCTCAGCTTTATCAACGTAATAGAGCACCTTACCCAACGAGTCCCTCGGGTAACAATAATCctgttgaatattaaaaaatagacaaaTACGGAAGAGCATGTCATTTCTGAATGTTGGCTGGTTTGAATGTGTGAGCTGATGGACGTTTACGTACGACATACTCCTGCGTAGTAATCTACTTTTCCTTTACTAAGATAAAAGAGACATAAAAAGCAAAACATTGATACGCGAAGCATTTCCGAAGAGGTGTTTCCCATCGTCATTCAACTAGTGTTACCAACTGTAATGGATGCATTTGTTAATTAAGCTAGCGGAAGATCAGTAATTAatggaaattataattttttgcgtatataatctatatagaatataataaataatataattctctgTCTAgcatactttttaaaaattagatttgttGCGCCTTATgccgtttttcttttaaacacgAGATAAATGAgagataaatacatttttcaaaacgtTCTTCCATcggcttaattaattatatgtccCAAGAGCACAATATTAATCTCTAAATACAATTTAACATACagttattttctataaatattagtttgtgttataaaaaatataataaaacttaataaaacaTACACATGTGTTCGTTCAAGACTATGAAAAATCgacatataaatgttaatcatattaattatcaacaaaattgatatatgttgtttcaatatgatataaatgtaaaaaataagtgtATAAATATGTTCAAAAATGCAAGAAATGAAAATGCATGATATAAGAAACATCAGTTATCGTAATTAATTCATACCTTGAGTAGATGAAGCTGCTCTAAAGTAAGATCTTTGACAGGTATCTCTAGCATATCCATAACCTCTATCTGCTTCTTACGCTTCATTGAGATGGATACGTAAAAGTCATGGTAGATCACAGGTATAAGATCCTTCGATAGCTGGACATCGAACTCGACCATGTCTGCACCGTGATGAGACGCGGTTTTCAATGATGCGACTGTGTTCTCGCGCACGTTAGCACAActgtaaagattttattttcaaattggaATATAGTACATCTTAgaaaagacattttttaataaaattataaatataaaaatgtataaaaagaaattttttgattCCATACAGGTATGTCGGATAAATAGTGTTTAGATATAAATCAACTTACTTCTTTGTTTCAAATTTGAAAGATGTACCAAGTCCTCTGTGTCCTACATCTAAGCCTGACCAACGTTGTTCCCAATGCTTCGCGTATGAGATGCTCATGTCCCATGGATGATCCGGTATTGGTTTTATGACAACATATTCCACCGTCAGTTGGcctttaatataaaagcttattgcagaaaagaaacaatacatatgagattattattgtttacataaaatataaacgtgaATCGATCAACTGTGACTTTCTAGTTAGTATTTAGTCTTTTggtaaatttttatgcaattaatCAGTATTATCTTGTAGTTTGAACGGAATAAAGGTC
Coding sequences:
- the LOC139810677 gene encoding glycerophosphocholine phosphodiesterase GPCPD1 isoform X2; the encoded protein is MRESKRDWIFRVQVPNLEKNEVVYVVGNLPELGAWNHNQAIQMTQEHSSRRGSPIMLDNNSSGDFYNEDGDNAADGIFEEDGRIFSQKVALPIDANIEFRYFIAVICESNGTKNSAKTLIIRRWETHMTPRVIKRNTPSNFDNDTLPDPDKFGYHNNYSKIEQGWLTDETVIQFKLFNNPVKLWKNRLQNKKVHIKMTPVNLVRHNSLELQQFGGECIDDSLSMDTQDIVDQPAFTSITEIAVMNDEEARFKSQEQFGRPHNEDEFLIFNVAVRYPETIGYLVDYYVHSSRCFPGEPPNHIGFSYILPGALQPSVGLLTVPITSTKHRPIGQLTVEYVVIKPIPDHPWDMSISYAKHWEQRWSGLDVGHRGLGTSFKFETKNCANVRENTVASLKTASHHGADMVEFDVQLSKDLIPVIYHDFYVSISMKRKKQIEVMDMLEIPVKDLTLEQLHLLKVYHVAEGREKNPRFFDEDLEDHQPFPTLQTVLQELEQHVGCNIEIKWTMQLKDGTFELNHPFDLNMYLDIILKVVLEYGGHRKIVFSSFNPDICAMIRLKQNKYPVVFLTQGITSKYPTYHDPRCQTIPMAMRHALTADILGINVHTEDILRDPSQVKLVKDAGLIIFCWGDDNNDKGTIQYLKKLGLHAVIYDKIDEYNAKEVKESIFLVDARESQKELIALAHCNQTPQTQISTPLNTEKEYYLNRPSTTTSLKNIIGGDSIYSVPNMKLPTNCEESIEINEMTKDFSACANTFGHSVKANGASDVICKQPTPLPEFYGEDEAAKDCL
- the LOC139810677 gene encoding glycerophosphocholine phosphodiesterase GPCPD1 isoform X1: MTIRRHNRPVLPGTKITRYRTFLPTRDINISTSPGGRNKEKIKQTPRELIITEVAVTQSSDMRESKRDWIFRVQVPNLEKNEVVYVVGNLPELGAWNHNQAIQMTQEHSSRRGSPIMLDNNSSGDFYNEDGDNAADGIFEEDGRIFSQKVALPIDANIEFRYFIAVICESNGTKNSAKTLIIRRWETHMTPRVIKRNTPSNFDNDTLPDPDKFGYHNNYSKIEQGWLTDETVIQFKLFNNPVKLWKNRLQNKKVHIKMTPVNLVRHNSLELQQFGGECIDDSLSMDTQDIVDQPAFTSITEIAVMNDEEARFKSQEQFGRPHNEDEFLIFNVAVRYPETIGYLVDYYVHSSRCFPGEPPNHIGFSYILPGALQPSVGLLTVPITSTKHRPIGQLTVEYVVIKPIPDHPWDMSISYAKHWEQRWSGLDVGHRGLGTSFKFETKNCANVRENTVASLKTASHHGADMVEFDVQLSKDLIPVIYHDFYVSISMKRKKQIEVMDMLEIPVKDLTLEQLHLLKVYHVAEGREKNPRFFDEDLEDHQPFPTLQTVLQELEQHVGCNIEIKWTMQLKDGTFELNHPFDLNMYLDIILKVVLEYGGHRKIVFSSFNPDICAMIRLKQNKYPVVFLTQGITSKYPTYHDPRCQTIPMAMRHALTADILGINVHTEDILRDPSQVKLVKDAGLIIFCWGDDNNDKGTIQYLKKLGLHAVIYDKIDEYNAKEVKESIFLVDARESQKELIALAHCNQTPQTQISTPLNTEKEYYLNRPSTTTSLKNIIGGDSIYSVPNMKLPTNCEESIEINEMTKDFSACANTFGHSVKANGASDVICKQPTPLPEFYGEDEAAKDCL